A single Lolium perenne isolate Kyuss_39 chromosome 6, Kyuss_2.0, whole genome shotgun sequence DNA region contains:
- the LOC127326505 gene encoding uncharacterized protein isoform X3, with amino-acid sequence MAQRPRPCSLVCGRRRDGEGRQCSSLGNQSWLRMEVQRWGGDQEQASRAAQPTTMRRALANRTGCWPTGEHITLLTPLCFFLISLLNGRKTSSRQTPTRVRRVREMEKEKTKGQGDGRGCKKELRSNPTREAWPLHLVSSCSGDWLLIVREIGRGRRIELQGLLISRNSIRLHSVISPQCSVLGTRND; translated from the exons ATGGCACAGCGTCCCCGTCCTTGTTCGTTGGTATGCGGGAGGCGGAGGGACGGAGAAGGCAGGCAGTGCTCGTCCCTTGGCAACCAGAGCTGGTTGCGGATGGAGGTGCAGCGGTGGGGCGGAGACCAGGAGCAGGCCTCAAGAGCAGCGCAGCCCACGACCATGCGCCGTGCCCTCGCCAATAGGACTGGTTGTTGGCCGACGGGAGAGCACATCACGCTGCTCACCCCACTCTGCTTCTTCCTCATCTCCTTGCTCAACGGGAGGAAAACGAGCAGCCGCCAAACCCCTACCAGAGTGAGACGAG TGAGGGAGATGGAAAAGGAAAAAACAAAGGGTCAGGGAGATGGAAGAGGATGCAAGAAAGAACTCAGATCTAATCCAACAAGAGAAGCATGGCCACTGCACCTTGTGAG TTCTTGTTCGGGTGATTGGCTGCTGATAGTGAGGGAGATTGGAAGGGGAAGAAGAATTGA GTTACAAGGCCTTCTAATTTCCAGAAATTCTATCCGTTTGCATTCCGTTATTTCCCCACAG TGCAGTGTTCTAGGTACAAGAAACGATTAA
- the LOC127326505 gene encoding uncharacterized protein isoform X1 has translation MAQRPRPCSLVCGRRRDGEGRQCSSLGNQSWLRMEVQRWGGDQEQASRAAQPTTMRRALANRTGCWPTGEHITLLTPLCFFLISLLNGRKTSSRQTPTRVRRVREMEKEKTKGQGDGRGCKKELRSNPTREAWPLHLVSSCSGDWLLIVREIGRGRRIEYVTRPSNFQKFYPFAFRYFPTVQCSRYKKRLRKM, from the exons ATGGCACAGCGTCCCCGTCCTTGTTCGTTGGTATGCGGGAGGCGGAGGGACGGAGAAGGCAGGCAGTGCTCGTCCCTTGGCAACCAGAGCTGGTTGCGGATGGAGGTGCAGCGGTGGGGCGGAGACCAGGAGCAGGCCTCAAGAGCAGCGCAGCCCACGACCATGCGCCGTGCCCTCGCCAATAGGACTGGTTGTTGGCCGACGGGAGAGCACATCACGCTGCTCACCCCACTCTGCTTCTTCCTCATCTCCTTGCTCAACGGGAGGAAAACGAGCAGCCGCCAAACCCCTACCAGAGTGAGACGAG TGAGGGAGATGGAAAAGGAAAAAACAAAGGGTCAGGGAGATGGAAGAGGATGCAAGAAAGAACTCAGATCTAATCCAACAAGAGAAGCATGGCCACTGCACCTTGTGAG TTCTTGTTCGGGTGATTGGCTGCTGATAGTGAGGGAGATTGGAAGGGGAAGAAGAATTGAGTAT GTTACAAGGCCTTCTAATTTCCAGAAATTCTATCCGTTTGCATTCCGTTATTTCCCCACAG TGCAGTGTTCTAGGTACAAGAAACGATTAAGAAAGATGTAG
- the LOC127326505 gene encoding uncharacterized protein isoform X2, producing the protein MAQRPRPCSLVCGRRRDGEGRQCSSLGNQSWLRMEVQRWGGDQEQASRAAQPTTMRRALANRTGCWPTGEHITLLTPLCFFLISLLNGRKTSSRQTPTRVRRVREMEKEKTKGQGDGRGCKKELRSNPTREAWPLHLVSSCSGDWLLIVREIGRGRRIELQGLLISRNSIRLHSVISPQCSRYKKRLRKM; encoded by the exons ATGGCACAGCGTCCCCGTCCTTGTTCGTTGGTATGCGGGAGGCGGAGGGACGGAGAAGGCAGGCAGTGCTCGTCCCTTGGCAACCAGAGCTGGTTGCGGATGGAGGTGCAGCGGTGGGGCGGAGACCAGGAGCAGGCCTCAAGAGCAGCGCAGCCCACGACCATGCGCCGTGCCCTCGCCAATAGGACTGGTTGTTGGCCGACGGGAGAGCACATCACGCTGCTCACCCCACTCTGCTTCTTCCTCATCTCCTTGCTCAACGGGAGGAAAACGAGCAGCCGCCAAACCCCTACCAGAGTGAGACGAG TGAGGGAGATGGAAAAGGAAAAAACAAAGGGTCAGGGAGATGGAAGAGGATGCAAGAAAGAACTCAGATCTAATCCAACAAGAGAAGCATGGCCACTGCACCTTGTGAG TTCTTGTTCGGGTGATTGGCTGCTGATAGTGAGGGAGATTGGAAGGGGAAGAAGAATTGA GTTACAAGGCCTTCTAATTTCCAGAAATTCTATCCGTTTGCATTCCGTTATTTCCCCACAG TGTTCTAGGTACAAGAAACGATTAAGAAAGATGTAG
- the LOC127326505 gene encoding uncharacterized protein isoform X4 — protein sequence MAQRPRPCSLVCGRRRDGEGRQCSSLGNQSWLRMEVQRWGGDQEQASRAAQPTTMRRALANRTGCWPTGEHITLLTPLCFFLISLLNGRKTSSRQTPTRVRRVREMEKEKTKGQGDGRGCKKELRSNPTREAWPLHLVSSCSGDWLLIVREIGRGRRIEYVTRPSNFQKFYPFAFRYFPTVF from the exons ATGGCACAGCGTCCCCGTCCTTGTTCGTTGGTATGCGGGAGGCGGAGGGACGGAGAAGGCAGGCAGTGCTCGTCCCTTGGCAACCAGAGCTGGTTGCGGATGGAGGTGCAGCGGTGGGGCGGAGACCAGGAGCAGGCCTCAAGAGCAGCGCAGCCCACGACCATGCGCCGTGCCCTCGCCAATAGGACTGGTTGTTGGCCGACGGGAGAGCACATCACGCTGCTCACCCCACTCTGCTTCTTCCTCATCTCCTTGCTCAACGGGAGGAAAACGAGCAGCCGCCAAACCCCTACCAGAGTGAGACGAG TGAGGGAGATGGAAAAGGAAAAAACAAAGGGTCAGGGAGATGGAAGAGGATGCAAGAAAGAACTCAGATCTAATCCAACAAGAGAAGCATGGCCACTGCACCTTGTGAG TTCTTGTTCGGGTGATTGGCTGCTGATAGTGAGGGAGATTGGAAGGGGAAGAAGAATTGAGTAT GTTACAAGGCCTTCTAATTTCCAGAAATTCTATCCGTTTGCATTCCGTTATTTCCCCACAG TGTTCTAG